The Bombus vancouverensis nearcticus chromosome 12, iyBomVanc1_principal, whole genome shotgun sequence genome contains a region encoding:
- the LOC117155248 gene encoding ATP synthase subunit d, mitochondrial, whose amino-acid sequence MSRQAIKAINWTALAERVPEAEKAALAAFKSKSDKYLQRMMANPEALPKIDWAYYKKVIVTPGLVDRFQKEYESLSVPYPADNYTAEIEAAKNETAKKIESFIQEVNVTIEELRKGLDELNNMIPFSEMTMDDYVDLKPDGCMQPDKFTTWPHDEASQEHSTNNEDSKGSGH is encoded by the exons ATGTCACGACAAGCAATTAAAGCGATAAATTGGACTGCTCTCGCTGAGCGAGTTCCAGAAGCTGAAAAAGCTGCTTTGGCCGCTTTTAAATCGAAGTCTGATAAATATTTACAACG tatGATGGCTAATCCAGAAGCTCTACCAAAAATTGATTGGGCATATTATAAAAAAGTTATTGTGACTCCGGGTTTAGTAGATAGATTTCAAAAAGAATATGAATCATTATCAGTGCCATATCCAGCTGATAATTATACAGCAGAAATTGAAGCTGCAAAGAATGAAACC GCTAAGAAAATAGAAAGTTTCATTCAAGAAGTAAATGTTACAATTGAAGAATTACGTAAAGGTTTGGATGAGCTAAACAATATGATACCGTTCTCAGAGATGACTATGGATGATTATGTTGATTTGAAACCAGATGGATGTATGCAACCAGATAAATTTACAACTTGGCCTCATGACGAGGCATCTCAAGAACATAGCACTAATAATGAAGATTCAAAAGGAAGTGGTCATTAA